The region ACTATCATTTAAAAATTGAAGTTATTGTTAATGAAAAAACCGAAATTAAAAAGGCGTTTACCATACATGATAAACTAGATTACTTAAAAAAGATTAATCCTGTTTTAGAAAATTTAATAAAAACCTTTGATTTGGAAGTTAAACCTTAATCTAACTTCAAAAAATATAAAAAATATGATAACTATAGGCACTTTTAATAAACTAAAAATTGATCGTAGAACTAACGTTGGTTTATTTTTAACCGATGGAAACCAAGATATTTTATTACCAAAAAAATACTTACCTAAAGTATTTGAATTAGGTGATGAGTTAGACGTTTTTGTTTACTTAGATCAAGAAGAAAGACCAGTTGCAACTACTTTAGAACCTTATATTTTTTTAAATGAATTTGCACTTTTAAAAGTAAATTATGTAAATAATTTTGGTGCTTTTATGGATTGGGGTTTAGAAAAAGATTTATTTGTTCCTTTTAGAGAGCAAGCTAGACCAATGACCGAAGGTAAATATTATATGATTTACATGTATCTTGATGAAAAAACCAATCGTTTAGTAGGTTCTTCAAAGTTAAATCAATTTTTAAATAATGATGACATTACCGTAAGCGTAGGAGAGGAGGTTGATTTAATTGTTTCGCACATTACAACTGCTGGTATAAATGTGATTATTAATGAAAAGCACAAAGGCTTAATGTACGAAAACGAAGTTTTTGAAGATTTTAGAACAGGTGACCGCATTATTGGATACATTAAAAATATTCGTCCTGATGGTAAAATTGATGTTTCTAGAAACAAAATAGGCTTTGAGAAAGTAAGCGATACATCTTTAAAAATTTTAAAAGAACTTGAATTAAGTGGTGGCTTTTTAGGATTAAACGATCACAGCCATCCAGATGAAATTAAAAGCGTTTTAGGTATAAGTAAAAAAGCTTTTAAACAAACTATTGGTGTACTTTATAAAGAAAAAAAGATTATAATTAAAGAAAACGGAATTTATAAAGTGTAAACAATGTGAATTTTAATAAAATCCATTACATTTATTTTAAAATTCAACGAAAAAGTTATGAAAAAAAAGGTGTTTTATATTTTAATTTTATTTGCTACTATTGCTTGTAACAATAAAAAGGAATGTAACGAACTTACTGGTACATACAGTACTTTTACCGAAGCACGTAAAGATATAACCAAAGCAAATTACCCCATAAAAAAAATACAGCTAACCCCAGAAAGTTCATGGATTAAACGTATTGAATTTTATAGTTGTAATGAAGAAGATGGATATTTAATTATTTATACCAAACGATCTGAAGAATACATTCATGCACATGTGCCCCTAACTGTTTGGGAAGAATTATCAACATCTACTTCAAAAGGTTCGTATTACAATTCACATATAATAAACCGTTATCCCTTTAATTTAAATCTATAATATTAAAATGGTATATAATTTGTATATTATTTATTCGCAAAGTAAATTTTGCTAATTTAAAATATATTTTGCCATTAATTTAAAAAAAATGAAACATTACATAATTATACTACTTGCATTTTTATTTTTAAACAATTGGAATGCGCAAGCACAAATTGAAGATACTGATTTAGATGAATTGGTAATTGATAAACTTTCACGTGCAAGTATAATAGACATTATAAAAAAGGTACGTACCCAAATGTACACTAATTATTCGTTAGAAAATTACAACTACTTTGTTCAACACCATGCTACAATGGGCGATACCTTACAATTGTTACAATCAGATTTAATGTGTGAAGTGTCTATTAATTTAAAAAATAAAAAAATTAATAAAAGTGTATTAAAACATCCTAAGAATAAGGTTGAGATGGATACGGTTTTTTTTAACAGATATACAGGTAACGATTCTCCAATGTATTGGTTAACCGAAGTTGTAATACGTAAATATGTAAATATTCCTGAATTAGACTTTTTTAATAATTTTAAAGACTATTCTTTTGAACGTAAAAAAACAAAAGATGGAGATTATGTCATTGAATTTTATTCGGAATATTTTTATGAAGGATTTTTTCAGTATGATAAGAATTTTAATCTTAAAAAATTACAATTTGTTTTATTAAAACCATATCCAATTGATCACAGTCAAACAAAAAACGGAAAGTTTATGTTTGAAAAAAATTGGATTTATAGTAAAGAAAAAGTTGAAATAACGGTTAAAACTACTGCTGAAGGTAAAAATTATGTTGATGAGCTAAAAGCTTCAGAAGAAATTCAAGATTACAATTTTACCAGATTTGATTCACGTGGAGGTGTAGTAATAAAAGATATTGAATTAGATTTTAAATCGGATTTAATCTTTAAAAAAATGTAAAAAAAGCAGGCTATCTTTAAAGATAGCCTGCTTTTTTTATTATCTCAATTCAGCACCAACTTCACTTGTTAATTGCTTTTGAACTTTTTGCATTAATTTATCAATTTCATTATCGGTTAGGGTTTTATCCTTATCCTGAATTTTCATGCTTATTGCGTAAGATTTTGTTCCTTCAGGTAATTTTTCACCTTGATAAACATCAAATAAAGAAATATCTAAAATTAAATTTTTATCGGCCAATTTTACCGTTTTATAAATATCCGCAAACGATACTTCATCTTTTACAAGTAAAGCTAAATCGCGTTTTACAATTGGGTATTTTGATATTTCAGCAAACTTAATTTTACTTGAAACTATGTTTAATATGGTATTCCAAATAAAATCTGCATAAAAAACTTCTTGTTTAATATCAAAATGTTTTAAAATATTTTTCTTAACCGTTCCAAAAGATACTATTTTTCTATCGCCGTAATAATAAGCGATACCTTCTGCTAAATGTTCGTTTTCAGTTGGTTTAGTTGTAACGTTTTTAATTCCAATACGTTCTAATAAAGCATCAACATAACCTTTTAATAAAAAGAAATCTGTTGGTGTATTTGTAACATTCCAACTATTTGTACTAACGTTACCTGTTATTAATAAAGATAAATGTTTATATTCTTCATAACCAGATAATGGTTTTGCATAAGTTTTACCAAATTCAAAAAACTTTAAATCACTGTTTTTACGATTAATATTATAGGCAATTGCTTCTAAACCGCCAAAAAGCAATGATTGGCGCATTACCGATAAATCTGTACTTAAAGGATTTACAATAGTAATTTGTTGGTTACGGTTTTGTTCTGATATAAAATCGTTATAAGTAGCAGTTGTTAGTGAATTAGACATGGTTTCGTAAAAACCCTGACCAACTAATTGATTTGCAACTATATTTTGTACTTTATGATCGTCTATTTTTGATCCGTATGCAATAGTAGCATTTATTTTTGAGCCAACTTTTATGTTGTTAAAACCATAAACGCGTAAAATTTCTTCAATAACATCTATTTCACGTTGTACATCAACACGATATGCAGGAATAGAAAGACCTAAGCCTTTATCTGTAATATTTGTAACTTTAATATCTAACGAAACTAAAATTTTCTTTATGATTTCATTAGGAATATTTTCGCCTAAAATTTTATTAACGTTGTTGTAATTTAAGAAAACTGTAAAATCTTCAATTTTTTTAGGATACAAATCAATAATATCCGATGTAATTTCACCGTTAGCTAAATCGGCAATTAAAATAGCGGCATGTTTTAAAGCATAATTTGTAATATTCGGATCAATACCACGTTCAAATCTAAAAGATGCATCAGTAGAAATACCGTGTCTTTTTGCTGTTTTTCGAATACTAACAGGGTTAAAGTAAGCACTTTCTAAAAATATTGAAGTTGTATGTTCAGTAACACCAGAATGTAAGCCACCTAAAACACCTGCTAAACAAAGTGGTTGGTGTTCGTCACAGATTACAATATCGTCTTCATGTAAAATGCGTTCAACTCCATCTAAAGTTACAAACTTGGTACCAGCTTCGGCATTTTTAACAATAATTTTATTACCTTTTATACGTGATGCATCAAAGGCATGTAAAGGTTGACCTAATTCGTGTAATACATAATTTGTAGCATCAACAATATTGTTTTTTGGTGTAATACCTATCGCTTTTAATGCGTTTTGCAACCAAGCTGGCGATGGTTTTACATCAATTTCAGAAATAGTTACTCCGGCATAACGTGGTGCCAATTTAGTATCTTCAACAATAAGATCGTATTTTAAAGTACGTTTTTCAACTTTAAATTTACTTACACTTGGCGTAATTAATTCAGAATAATTATTGTTAGGTTTGGTTTGTATTAAACCAGCACGCAAATCACGAGCAACACCTAAATGGCTCATGGCATCAGCACGATTTGGAGTTAAACCAATTTCAAATACACTATCGGTATAAATTTCAAAAACTTCAGCAACGGGTGTACCTGGTGTAAGTTTTTCATCTAAAATCATAATTCCATCATGACTTTCACCTAAACCTAATTCGTCTTCGGCGCATATCATTCCAAAACTTTCTTCTCCACGAATTTTACCTTTTTTTATAACAAATTCGTTTCCTTCTTTATCAAATAAAACAGTACCAATTGTTGCAACAGGTACTTTTTGCCCTGCAGCTACGTTTGGTGCTCCACAAACTATTTGCACTGGTGGTTCGTTATTGCCTAAATCTACTTTTGTAATACGTAATTTATCTGCATTTGGGTGTTGTTCACATGTTAACACATGCCCAACTACTACGCCTTTAAGGCCACCTTTTAAACTTTCGTAAGTATTAATACCTTCTACCTCAAGTCCTAAATTTGTAAGAATTTCGGCAGCCTCTTCAGGATTAATGTCTAACTTAATAAATTGTTTTAACCAGTTATATGATATTTGCATTGTTTTGTTTTTAAAGCACAAATATACAGATTGCTGAACGTTTGATAAAATTATTTGATTTTAATTATTGTAAAAATTTTTCTTTTGTAAATGAATCAGGTATACTACAGTTTTGTTTTTTTCCAAACCATTTATATCTATTTTTTGCAAAGTATTGGTAAATTTTGTTTCGAATAGCTAAAGGAACAATTTGAACAATTTGTAATAACGGATAAAAACCGTTAAGTTGTTTCGCTATTTCTATAGCTGCATTGCTTTCTGTAAAATAAGCAACACCTGGTTCATATAAAATTATGGAATCGGTTTTTGGGTGAATACCAATGTAATTTAATATTTCTTTTCCAAAATTTGATTGTAAACTTGCAAAAACAAAAACGTTTTTTTTATCGGCTTTGATAATTTTTTGAACAGTATTGTCGCAAAAATTACAAACTCCATCAAATAGTATCAGTTGTTTTCCGTCAGGAATTTTTTCAATTGCGTGCATGATTTATTTTTTTCGTTCTACCATTTCTAATTGTTCTAAAGCTACTTTCGATGTAAAAAAACCATAATTTACTGTTGCTTTATTTTTTTCTATTACATCAATTGTTCCAACTGCTTTTCCATCGGTCATTCGCACACGATCGCCCACTTTCAATACAAAATTTGTTTTGTTGGCTTGTTGTATTTGTTGTTCTTTTACCTTTTTTTCTTTCTTCTCTTGACGAATTTTCTCTAGTTTTTCTTCAACTTCTTTAATTACTTTTTGCTCTTCTTGTTGTTTTACCTTTTTTTCTTTTAAAGTAATTTTTTTACGTTTTGAATTTTCTATTTCAACTGTTTTTAGCAATTCACCAATTAATAGTTTTTTATCTTTATTGTTGAAATATTTTTCAGATAAATCGTCAAAACGTTGTCCTAAATAAATAAAGCGTTGGTTGGTATCATACAGTTCTTGATAACGTTCTAATTTATCTTGAATTTTTGTATTAATAGTTGATAATTTATTACTTTCTTCACGGGCACGTTTTTCTTCTTCACGTAAATTTTCTGATGTTTTTTCTAGTTTAGATCTTTCTTTCTGAAGGTTAGCAATGGTTTTGTCAAAACGGACTTTATCTGTTTCTACTTTCTTTTTTGCTCTATTTATTAATCCATACGGAATACCGTTTTTCTGTGCAACTTCAAAAGTAAACGAACTACCAGCTTGCCCTAAGCTTAATTTATACATTGGTTCTAACGATTTTTCATCAAACATCATGTTTGCATTTGTTGCGTGTGGCAATTCGTTAGCTAAAATTTTAAGGTTGCTGTAATGTGTGGTAATAATACCAAAAGCTTCTCTGTGGTAAAATTCTTCTAAAAAAACTTCGGCTAAAGCACCACCTAACTCTGGATCTGATCCTGTTCCAAATTCATCAATTAAAAATAGAGTTTTGTCGTTACATTTTTTTAAAAAATAATTCATGTTTTTTAACCTGTAACTGTAAGTGCTTAAATGGTTTTCAATTGATTGATTATCACCAATATCGGTTAAAATCCTGTCAAATAAAAAAGTTTCGCTACGTTCGTGTACCGGAATTAACATACCGCTTTGCAACATTAATTGTAATAAACCTATGGTTTTTAATGTAATAGATTTTCCTCCAGCATTTGGTCCCGAAATTACAATTATTCGTTCGTTATTTGTTAACTCAATAGTTTGCGGATACGTTTGCTTTCCCTTTTCCTTATTGTTTAAAAGTAGAATAGGATGAAAAGCTTCACGAAAATATAATTTTTTTTCAGTTGTAATATTTGGTAATATTCCATTAATCTTTTGCGCATATTTAGCCTTAGCTGCAACAATATCGATATGTGATAATAGGTTTTGATATGTAACTAAATCACTATAAAACGGACGAATTTCATTAGTTAATGTTTTTAAAATACGCATTATTTCTTCACGTTCTTCGTATTCTAAATTGCTTAATTCACGCGAAAATTTAAAAGTGCTTTCTGGTTCAATATAAACTATGCTTCCTGTTTTTGATTGCCCTAAAACCGAACCTTTTACTTTTTTGCGATGCATTGCTAAAACAGCCAAAACTCTACGGTTTTCTACTATAGATTCTTTTATGTCATCTAAATAACCTGACGAGTTGTATTGTTGTAATGCAAAGCCAAAACTTTGATTTATTTTACCGCGAATAATTAAAATATTTTGTCTAATTGCTTTTAAATCAACCGATGCTGTATCTTTAATTTCGCCATATTTATCAAGTACCTGCTCAATTTTTTGCAAAATTATTTTATTGGGTTGTGTAATAAAGGTTGCTTGATACAATGCATCGTAATAATCTTGAAATTTCTTTAAAAACAAAATTAATTCATTTGTTGTTTGAACTAAACTAGCAATTTTTTTAAAAGCAAATGCTTCTAAAAAACTGTCTTCAATGCGTAGCATTTTTAGTTCAAAACCAATAGAATCAAAGTAATGCGAAGGTATAGCGTTTTGATTGCTAAAAGATGAAACATATTCCGATGTTTGTTTTAATTGCTGTAACAAATCTTCTTTATTAGCAATTGGTGTAATTTCTAATGCAATTTCTTTACCTATCTCGGTAGTACATAACGCACTTATTTGTTCTAATATGGTGCTAAATTCTAAATCTTGTAATGTTTTTTGAGAGATTAATTTCATTTCTTATGGTCTGAATCGAACTTCAAATTTACAAACAATTTATCATTTAAAGGAATATGTGTTACATTTGAATTTTAAAACAAAATAATGAATAGTTGGAACGAATTTATTAAGCAAGAATCGCAAAAGGAATATTTTATTAAATTAATGGAATTTGTTGATAAAGAATATATTAATACAGCAATTTATCCACCTAAAGAACAAATTTTTAATGCCTTTACGTTTTGCCCGTTAGATAAAGTTAAAGTAGTTATTTTGGGACAAGATCCTTATCACGGTTTTGGCCAGGCTCACGGTTTAAGTTTTTCTGTAAATAAAGGGGTGACTATACCGCCATCGTTGAGAAATATTTATAAAGAATTACAAACTGATGTTTTTTTTAACATACCAAACCATGGCAATTTAACTGAATGGGCACAACAAGGTGTTTTACTTTTAAATGATGTGCTAACTGTTAAAGAATCTAAACCAGGCAGTCATCAAAAAATAGGCTGGGAGCAATTTACAGAACAAATAATTTTGCATCTATCAGAACAAAAAGAGGATATTGTTTTTATGCTTTGGGGTAATTATGCACAAAAAAAGGGTAAAAAAATTAATGTAAATAAGCATTTAGTACTAACCAGCGGACATCCATCGCCTATGAGTGCAAATCAAGGAAAATGGTTTAACAACAAGCATTTTTCTCAAGCTAATACTTTTTTAACAAATAAAGGTAAACAACCAATAAATTGGCAGTTAAGCACTTAATTTTAAATTATTTTTAACATAGTGTTAAAAAACAAAAATAATTTGTAGTTTATTTAACATAATACTATTTTAGTTAATAATTTGGTTTTTTAAATAAGCTAAATTATTTGTTTGTTGTTTACTTAAATTTAAAAGCTGCCTTTTTTTAGGCAGCTTTTAGTATTTTTACATAAAATATTTATAATGGCAGGAAATACTTTTGGTACCCAATTTAAATTAACCACTTTTGGCGAATCTCATGGCGAAGCTATAGGTGGTATTATAGACGGATGTCCTTCTAATATAGTGTTAGATTTAGATTTTATTCAACTTGAATTGAATAGAAGAAAACCAGGACAATCAAAATTGGTTACTCAAAGAAACGAAGCCGATGAAGTACAATTTTTATCAGGAATTTTTGATGGTAAAACATTAGGTACACCCATTGCTTTTCAAATCAAAAACAACAATTCAAAATCGGGCGATTATGATCAATTAAAAGATGCTTATAGGCCTAGTCATGCTGATTTTGTATATGAACAAAAATACAAACATCGCGATTATAGGGGGGGGGGCAGAAGTTCGGCTCGCGAAACTGCTGCACGCGTAGTTGGTGGTGCTGTTGCTAAACAAATTATAAAACCTGTAAATATAACAGCTTACGTTTCTGCTGTAGGTTCTGTTTTTACGACTAAAAATTATAATGAATTAGATTTAAATCTTACGGAAACAAACGCTGTTCGGTGTCCTGATTTGGTTGCGGCCAATTTAATGGAACGACTTATCTTAGAAACAAAGAAAAAAGGAGATACTGTTGGTGGAGTAATTACTTGTGTAATTAAAAATGTACCTATTGGTTTAGGTGATCCAGTTTTTGATAAACTAGAAGCCAATTTAGCTAAAGCAATGCTATCGATAAATGCCTGTAAAGGTTTTAGTTTGGGGAGTGGTTTTGATGGTGCAAAAATGTACGGTTCACAACACAATGATTATTTTAACGAAAACGGAACTACAAAAACTAATTTTTCGGGAGGTATTCAGGGTGGAATTAGTAATGGTATGGATATTTATTTTCAGGTTGCTTTTAAACCCGTTGCTACTTTGTTGCAACCGCAAGAAATGCTAACTAAAACCGGAACACTTGAAACTATAAAAGGTAAAGGTAGGCACGATGCTTGTGTTGTACCACGTGCAGTACCTATTGTTGAAGCTATGGCAGCATTGGTTTTAGCCGATTTTATGGTTTAATCGTTACATTCCATAAGTATTAAATGGCCTGTTTTATAGGCTATTTCAACTAATCCATCGTTCAAAACTTCATTACTGGTACCTGGTTTAAATCCTAATATTAACGTTTCGTTTTGCAGTTCGTATTTTAAATTTTTTGTAGTCACTCCATCTACAGTTCCAACGGGTAATAAAGATAAAATAGTTTGTTTAGGATACCATTTTATAAAAGTATTCTTCAAAGGATAAATTTTAGAATAATCATCAATAAGTACTAGTTTTATAAAATCTTGATACTTTACCAAATTTGTAATATTGGTCATTGTATGGTCCATGCGCTTACCAGTTGCCCAAACAATGTTTGCCGCGGGTATTTTTCTATTTATTAAAAAATTTATCGCTTTATCTATATCATACGTATTTTGATCTTCTAATTTAATAATTTCAATAGGAAATTGACTATTTTTATAATAGTTATAATCAAAATTACGGTCAAAATCACCAATCAGTACATCAACTTTTATTCCTAGTTCTAAAACCCTTTCAATGGCACTGTCTAAAACAATTACTAACGGATTCCATTCTAACAATTGATTAAGTAATTCCATTGAACAAGCTTCGCCATTAGCTATAATTAATGCTGGCTCTTGATCGTCGCGTACAATATGATGTGAAGACATTAAAATTGAGTTTTAAAGCACTAAATTAACATGTTTTATTTAGTTTAAAATATTTATCTTTGAAAAAAATAAAATTTTAAACATGGATTTACAACAAGAACAATGGTGGAAAAATTTTAACGAAGATACCAATGCCGTTTTATTAGATGTACGTACTAATGATGAAGTAAGTGAAGGTGCTATTCCTGGTGCAATTCATCACGATTTTTATCAAGGGCAAGAATTTTTAACTGCGTTAGAAGGTTTAGATAAATCAAAAAATTATTATGTATATTGTCGTTCTGGAAACCGCAGTGGGCAAACTTGTATGTTAATGAGTCAATTAGGGTTTGAAAACACTTTTAACTTAATTGGTGGTATGAACGAATGGGAAGGACCAACTATATAATAAAGGCGAAAGCCTTTTTTTTGTGTAAACAATATTTTATTTAATGGAACTTATAGATTTTATTTTACATATCGATCAACATTTACAAGTGTTTTTACAAGATTATGGTATGTGGGTTTATGCCATATTATTCTTAATTATTTTTATAGAAACTGGATTAGTTGTAATGCCTTTTTTACCTGGCGATTCGTTGCTTTTTGCAACAGGTATGTTAGCAGCCCAATTTCCAGAAAGTTTAAATGTTTGGTATGTAATGCTATTGCTGTTTGTAGCTGCTGTTTTGGGCGATACTTTAAATTATACCATTGGTAAAGAAATAGGTATGCGCATTGTTAACTTTAAAATTTTAGGAAAGCAACCTGTTAAAGAAGAACATATTCATAAAACGCATAATTTTTATGAAAAATACGGTAGTAAAACCATAGTAATAGCCCGTTTTGTACCTATTATTCGTACTTTGGCGCCTTTTGTGGCAGGTATAGGCCGAATGAATTATGCTACATTTTTAACCTTTAATGTAGTAGGTGGATTTATTTGGGTTTTTGGTATTACGTTATGTGGTTATTTTTTAGGTAATATACCAATTATTAAAGATAACTTTTCAAAAGTGGTATTGTTAATCATTTTTATATCTATTTTGCCAATTATATTTTCAATAATAAAAGAAAAACTAAATACTAAAAATAAAACGCTTTCATAACCGAAAGCGTTTTTTGTTTTATAATTTTACATTGTGATGCAAAGAAAACATTAATTGTTGATATGATTTTTTCTGCATCATTTGGTTCATCCAACCAAATTGAAAAGCTGTATTTTTATTAAATTTATATCCCACACCTAAATACAAACGATCTCTATCAAAAGGATTTATTTTTCTTGTAGTTTTGTCTGAATTTATAAATACTTCATTATAAAAACTTGCGTACAAACTTGTGTTTTTATCATGGTTTTGATACAAAGGTGTATCTATAGCTAATTGATACCTTAAACGAGTTTTAAAATCTTGATTTTCTACAAAACGCTGTTCAAAACGAAAACGATGACGTATAGAAGTTTTTTCCACCTTTTGTTGCAAAATAGCATCTTGAAAAATTCGGTTTTCAATAACTGGTAAATCAGGTTTTTCAAATTGTTCAGTGGTAATAAAAGCGTAACCCGTTCCTAAAGTTAGATTTTCAAATAAGTGATATTGAATAGTTCCGCGTATTAATAATTGATTTAAATCAGTTAAAACTTCATGATTTCGGTACTGTACATCGTAATTAAAATTCCATTTTGTGTTTTCAACTTTTGCGTTTCCAAAATACATAAACCAAGCACCTAATTTTGGATCTTTTTTAAATGAATTTTGACCCATTCCTAATACCGACATCAAGATAAATAAGAATAAAAAGAGTGTTTTTTTCATAAAATTACTTTTGTTTGGCTTCTAAGATAATAGCAAATTGCAAACCATACATAATTGCAGCAATTACTAAGTGTGCTGCTTGTGTACCAAAAGGGAAGTGAATGTAATACATTAAAATTCCGGTTAAAATTTCAATTAACAACAATAACAATACCCAATTTATTTTTGAAACTCCTAATTTTAAACGTTTATTACGTAAGTATAAAAATAGGTTTACAAAAAATATTACAAATGAAAACGTACGGTGTATGTAAAATGTTAAATCGGGGTTTTCTAACCATAATGAAACATCTGTGATACCGTTTTGAGTTAAATCATCAATAAATTGGCGTACTTGCGTTCCTAAACCAATTTGAACTAAGGATAAAAACATAGCAACCCATGTAAATTTATAAAAAACAGAATCATAATTTTTACTTTTAAAAGATTTATGTTTTACCAAATAAATTAAATAAACTAATGCAGCAACATTAAGTAATGCTGCTATCATATGTGTGGTAATTTTTACTGGATTTAGTACTGAATATACTACTGTTGCACCTAACCAAGCGTTAAATCCTAGTAAAAATAATACAACTGCCGACCAAAAAACAACTGATTTTTTTGTTTTCCAATATCTAAAAGATAGAATAAATAGAATTAAGCAACCTAAACCAGATAAAGCTCCAAATAAACGGT is a window of Myroides sp. JBRI-B21084 DNA encoding:
- a CDS encoding rhodanese-like domain-containing protein gives rise to the protein MDLQQEQWWKNFNEDTNAVLLDVRTNDEVSEGAIPGAIHHDFYQGQEFLTALEGLDKSKNYYVYCRSGNRSGQTCMLMSQLGFENTFNLIGGMNEWEGPTI
- a CDS encoding DedA family protein: MELIDFILHIDQHLQVFLQDYGMWVYAILFLIIFIETGLVVMPFLPGDSLLFATGMLAAQFPESLNVWYVMLLLFVAAVLGDTLNYTIGKEIGMRIVNFKILGKQPVKEEHIHKTHNFYEKYGSKTIVIARFVPIIRTLAPFVAGIGRMNYATFLTFNVVGGFIWVFGITLCGYFLGNIPIIKDNFSKVVLLIIFISILPIIFSIIKEKLNTKNKTLS
- a CDS encoding DUF2490 domain-containing protein, whose amino-acid sequence is MKKTLFLFLFILMSVLGMGQNSFKKDPKLGAWFMYFGNAKVENTKWNFNYDVQYRNHEVLTDLNQLLIRGTIQYHLFENLTLGTGYAFITTEQFEKPDLPVIENRIFQDAILQQKVEKTSIRHRFRFEQRFVENQDFKTRLRYQLAIDTPLYQNHDKNTSLYASFYNEVFINSDKTTRKINPFDRDRLYLGVGYKFNKNTAFQFGWMNQMMQKKSYQQLMFSLHHNVKL
- a CDS encoding COX15/CtaA family protein, which codes for MENKSFIRWAKITLVLVYLVIIAGATVRMTGSGMGCPDWPKCFGYYIPPTQVEELLWKPNHEYNKGQVIIKDNSLWVANTNFTSKEVYNPTDWEKYTKHDYAVFNPYHTWVEYINRLFGALSGLGCLILFILSFRYWKTKKSVVFWSAVVLFLLGFNAWLGATVVYSVLNPVKITTHMIAALLNVAALVYLIYLVKHKSFKSKNYDSVFYKFTWVAMFLSLVQIGLGTQVRQFIDDLTQNGITDVSLWLENPDLTFYIHRTFSFVIFFVNLFLYLRNKRLKLGVSKINWVLLLLLIEILTGILMYYIHFPFGTQAAHLVIAAIMYGLQFAIILEAKQK